The Aspergillus luchuensis IFO 4308 DNA, chromosome 6, nearly complete sequence genome segment GCCAAGATATATTGGTAGCCTCGTTGCCATTTATCGGTCATACCGGGCGAGCGTCTTGATAGTGGATGTTGAATAGTCACTGGGATAAGTGAAGGCCAGCCTGCAGGGACTGACTCCAGCCGACGCGACGATGGATGTACTAGCCGTCGAAGAAAGTTTGCATCTCCCCAATCGTATGATTGAATGGCGAGCGGGAGGCTTCAGAACATCTTGTTCAAAGCCACCAATGGATTTTCCAACAAGCCCGTGCTCCATGTTTCAGAATCCATTCACCAGCCCCAGAAAAAGCTGCGCAACTTATATTTAGGAAAACCATCCCGTCACGTCCTGATGGAGCGCTTGTTACCCCCGATCTGCTTTCAGACCCGGAGTAGACTCGGAGTTCCGTCATCAAGTTGGTCGTCCCGGAAGTTGGTGGTTCAGTTGTCAAGGGCACCTAGTACAGCATCTGACATACAATCACATGGGAGGCGTTTAATTTCCGCGCTTTGTACTCCATACAGTACTACTGTGCTCGTTGATTCCCGAGCCCAATACAAACCAGAAGGGGTGCACGAGAGGAACAGTCGGGAAGGATCCTTGGGTGCTTCCGTTCAGCTTAGCTCCCCACTTATCATTTCCCCTGTTCCCTGGTTCAGGACCACCTTGGGAGACGGCCCGGCGCTCAACTTTTGGGTAGTGTCTCCAGTCCGGAAATTACATACCAGGGAGGCGGGGAGACTGAACGACCCTTTGCAGACTTCCTTGCTGTTGGCAGCCTGCGAGGGAAAACGTCTCCTCGTGATCACTTCTGCGTCAACGGACGGGATCTATAGTAAACTCGCCTTTCCTGTCACCAAATCATCACGGACCTCTGGGGTGGATATGTATTCATATCGAATTGATTTAATGGCTTGGCGACCATCGATGTTTGCCGTCTGCGATCACCTTTCGCGCGCGGTCCGTGTGACGCAAGGCGATGATGTGCGTTAGATCGTAAACGAATGGAGCAAAAAGGACTTGTTGCCAgctagtatctatctagttaTCAATCCGGTATTGTTCAGTCAAATCAGCATCCGACATTCGTCCCTGGCTCAATTAAGAGAACGTGAGCAGTTACGTACCAAAGCCAATTGGCTTGCAGTCTAATCGGCTGTAGTCTGCGCCGGCTTCAAGCTTGGCGACCCACGCGGCAAGACGGACTGGAATTTGCGCCTTCCGGCCTTCATCTCAGGGGTAAACCGGACCTGACAGGTCGGCCGTGCGTTACCTGAACGGCTGTGCAGGCTGCAGTGTGAAGTAGACAGGGATCATACTTAGACAGTCCATATTAAATCGTTGTATAcaataataactataatacTGGTGTTAATCTCCTAATATCCAGTAGTGGCTCTCGCCGGAGAACATCCGCGGTTGGTCTGGACTGGTCCGGCTGGTGTCTCGGATGTTGTCGCGTCGCTCCAGAGAGCACCAGGATCAACTATCATAGTACTAACAACGCATTTCGAAAGAGGCGATCACATAGATAGTGTCTTCCTGGCTAGACTAGGAGACCAAAGAGGCCTCCTTGGCACAGCCGATGAGAGTCGCATTCCGGTCCTAGACAGACCAAGATCACGCCGTTTGAAGGATCATCGGGCTGCAGCTGTCATTAACTTATCCAGGAAAGGATAACTAAAAGATACCCTGGTCAGCCAACGGTGAACGTTCAATGCAGGGCCAGCGATGCGCGGACCTCCAGTGAGACGTAACCCCGTAGTTTCCTGTCTATTAACCTGAAGCAGCGATGGATGGTGATAATGTGATAGATCCAGGGATCACCGCAGCTTGTGGGGTTGGGGGGGAATCTCATTTAATACTTTCTTTGCCTCTCCCGTCTCTGTACAATCGTGTTAGATCAGCCAGCCGGGAGTCTAATCCGAACTCTGGACGGCAAGTGAAAGTAATGAGAGCCTCGTTACTTTTCGAATACGGGacagggaggagaggttaGAGAGCTgagaaaggagggggagggtctatgggagagagaaagagagagaatgagtGAGAGGCAGAGTCGATCGTTTTGCATGCTTTGCATCGCCAGAACTCTTGGCTGATGTTTCTGCCGGAGCACACTTTCTTCGCCTTCgccattctttcccctcatgacttcatcgtcgctgaattcttctcttcttttcccccaagGATTGTGGGATTCATATATCTAGATAGGTTAGGCAAACGACTAGAGCCGTGGAATTATCAGTAGGAAGTGTTGTTGATGCTTTTAGCTCGGTCGGCGCCTTCGGACATCCTCTCTGCTACACCGCAGCGTGCATATCTTACAGACCCGCGAAGTACCGCTATAGAACGCATCTGCTCCGTACCCCGTACACACATTAGCCAAGATTCAAAGCTCTAAAATTACGTCCCGACAGACAGGCACCTTCAGCGGCGTTGTGCAATACGGAACACGGACAGTGACACCCGAACCTTGCTTCAGCTAGATAGGTACGCCACACGAGTCAAATCATACATCCCATCATGTCGATCAGCCCACTTCCAAAGGTACTATTCTTTGACATCTTCGGCACTGTCGTGGAATGGCGCTCCTGCGTTACTCGGGCCCTGATGAAAGCGGCTGAGCATGCTCTGCTCGATCCTGGAAAGCAGCTTCCAGCGGACGTCCGCGCGCGGGTACAGTCCATGACCCCTGAGGACTGGCAGGCCATTGCGGAAGAATGGCGCGCGTCCTATGGACGGTTTACGAAAAACTTTCAGCCATCATCGACGTTCGTATCGGTCGATGAACATCATTATAGTTCCATCCAGCAGTTGCTCCACCAGTACGGTCTCCACGACATTTTCTCTGATGAAGAGCGGTGGGACCTTGCACTCTGTTGGCATCGCCTCGAGCCTTGGTCAGACTCGGTCGAAGGCCTCGGGCTGTTGAACCGTCGCTTCCAGACTTGTACGTTGTCGAACGGCAATGTGTcccttctggaagatcttTTGAGACATGGGTCATTGCCCTTTATGAACGTGGCCAGCGCTGAGCACTTCGGAGCCTATAAGCCCGCCCTCCAAGCGTATCATGGAGCAGCCAAGCGGTTCGGCTTGGATCCCAGTGAGTGTGGTATGGTAGCAGCACATTTGTACGATCTCAAAGCGGCAAAGAAAGCAGGCTTCATGACGATCTACGTCGAACGGCCCCAGGAGGAAACCTTCACCTCTGAACAGATTGCCGAAGCCAAACAGGAGGGTTTTGTCGACCTGTGGCTCGAGCATGGCTACAGCGGCCTGATTGGAGTGGCTGAGCAACTTGGCGTTCTGAAGGAAACGAGGCTGTAGGATTGAATTCTTGGGGGTGGAATATGTGTCCAGGCGCTGGTTTTGCACGCCATTTGTCGAGCACAAGGTCGTGCAATGTCATCTGCACCACCTGAAAAATTGTCCAGAGCATCCTTTCCACTGATGCAGTCTTTCCTGTCATTATATCCAGGCATTAGCATATCCCCCTACGCGCTTGCTTTAGGAATGACGATAGCTCAGTCTTCGGTTTATTTTTCCAAGCTCTGCCCCGCATCATAAGATGTCATCATCGTGGCGATTTGTCAGCGCCCAGACCTCAGGATGTGTATAAACAAAAGCTGACTGACAGTTCGGACGGTGATACTGTAAGCAGTGCGCTCATCTTCTGGTGCGACTTGACATATCCATTACCTTGTCGGCTTTGATCTGATTCGATTATTAGCAATATGGCGGAACAGGTATAGATCGTCTTTGATGAGTGTTTCTAGAACACGGGATAGCTAAGCTGTGACAGGAATCCCAAGTGCATCGCCATGCTGATGCAGATGGTCACTTCCGACGCAAGGATTCCGCCTTCCGCTCGACTGTATCATCGAATCCTGATGCAGAGTTCCCTGCTGAAAGGGATCGTTATGTTCTATACTTGAACTACGGATGTCCGTGGGCGCACCGGACCAACCTGGTTCGATCTCTCAAGGGCCTAGAGAACATCATCCAGCTCGTCGTTCTGGACCCCGAGCTGGGCCCCGAAGGTTGGTTCTTCTCTGGCCGATGGGGATCCGCAGAAAAAGATCCCTTGTATGGGTTCACAAAGTTGAGCCAATTCTATTTCAAGGCGCAGCCGGACTATCAAGGACGCTATACCGTTCCGATGCTCTGGGataagaggaaggaaacgaTCGTGAACAACGAGAGTGGCGAGATCATCAGGATGCTTTACACAGAGTTCGACCATCTTCTGCCGGAGGAGCTGCGTGAGGCCAACCGGCCTGGCGGGGGATTCTACCCGGCACATCTGAGGTCAGAGATTGACGCAATGAATGAGTGGGTGTATCACAAGATTAACAATGGAGTGTACAAAACCGGATTCGCCACAACGCAGGAGGCTTATGACGCGAATGTGTATCCACTGTTCGAGGCCCTGGACCGCGTTGAGCAGCATCTGGCACAGCCAGGCCATCAACCATACCTGTTTGGGGAGAATATCACGGAGGCGGACATCCGACTGTACACGACCATTTGTCGGTTCGATGTAGCCTACTACCTCATCTTCCGCTGCAACCTGAAGATGATCCGACATGATTATCCGCTCCTCGACCGTTGGTATAGACGACTGTACCATGATGAAACGCAGCGTACCCGAGGCGGAGCATTCAAGAAGACCACTTTCTTTGGCATAGTAAGTGAACCGTGATAGTGGGAAGGTGGCAATTGCTAACAGCCTTGAGCAGTACAAGTTCAACTATCTGAAGGCGCTAGGAAAGCGGTCGGGCAGTACTCAGACGATCATCCCGGCTGGTCCATTCCCGGACATCCTGCCCTTGGAGGCGTAGTGGATAGTAATGATCACCAGTGGCGCGTGGATAGATTTGCACGGATATCGGGCCTCGCTGTTCGCCATCACATGGGTTTAAATATTACCAACCCTGCGTTGCTTCGAGAAATGTAGATTGAAAGGGATTGTTGCGCGTACAGAGCATGTCCTGGTTCCGGTTTTTGCTCGTTCCTTCCTTAGCTTTAAGGAGAAGTGAAGGACAAAATCCACGACCACGCTTCTCATGCATTGCGTTACGCAACAACCATTTTGTCAAAACAGGCGACCGTTAGACTAAAGAACACTGGTCACTTAGTATGAATAAAAGGAAGTAGTTATGCAGTCATCATGTAACTACCGGCCGGCTTATTAGACTTCAAGACCGTAATTAGACTTTACTAGTCAGGGCAGTCGAGGGGGGGCAGATGAGGGACCATCTAACGAGGAGAGGCAATTGAAGCCGGGGGGACGTGTCTAACGCAGAGAAGACCTCGCAGACTAATCCGCATCTCCCGAGGCACGATGCCCGACTAGAGCAGTGGTCTACTTCCTAGACTGCCTTGGCAAAAAGCCGTCGGCCAAGATGCCCAATCCGGGTCTGGACAGGATTGTCAGGCACGAGGCTTTTTTCGAAGATCGGTCAGGATGGACTCGAAGATCGGTTTCATCTGGTCGGAGACTGCTATGCTCTGTCTTAGTGGACGGCATGCAagacgatggatgggatAAAAATTGAGGAGTGAGGGGGCAAAGGTGGGCTCGGCACGATATTATCGTAAAAAGAAgtgggtgggaaggaagcaACCCAGAATGCGTCTAGAAGGAACTAGATATTCGCGAcaatttcctttctctccggAGATTCTTTCAGGGGGTTCGAACTATATTACTCGCTTGTATGGAGAAGCAGGATATGTGGCGGATTCCGCTTCACCCATGCAGAGGCAACGGATAGGGGTGGGCTCTTTTAGTGGGAATGAATGAGACACCGGACATAAGTATGGTTTCTTGGGGAAATCCAGACAGTAGAAGAGTACACCTGGCGTTGACGTTGAGAGGAATGGGAAGGAAACGACCAAGGTTAGCTGTTGGTAAAAACTAGGAAGTGGAAGCTGTCAGGATGCACGGGGATCCAAAGCCATGTGCAAAGTGGGCAGGTTACCTAGTAAATAGTCGATACTAGTCACTAGCCGGTAATTAGTGACCCAGGCAGGTGGGAcgtccttttttttttttttttttttcctttgtttccccttctcccctctctgcTTCTTACGCTGCTGCCCCCCCTGATGCGTTCGCATGCTTGGCCGCAGATGTTGCACTGTTTCTCTAGCAACCAGGGCCATTATAATCCCCAAGCAGCAAGCTGCATGCGTTGGTCCAGAAGTCATGCATGATGGGTGGAGGTCGAAGATAGTTATCTACATAGATGCAGGTCCTTCATGGGGTGCATGCAAGTCATGCAGCCGGTAGTTCTAGGTTGGccgatgaagaggggaaaagggaagtAAAACGCACTGGCGGTTATACTAAGCATTAAATATGTATGGTGTTGCCGCTCCTAATGTAGGGATTCTCAACTGGTTTTTCTACACAATACCACTGTTGTTGAGAGTTATTAAGCGTTTCATTTCGAGgaagttataataattatgatgaagaaaaataaaatcaaaaaaaAGCTTTAACCAAAAGACTTATCCATTACTCATAGCTTTCTTGACTGGAGCAGGTACGGAAACCTGAATCTGACCTG includes the following:
- a CDS encoding haloacid dehalogenase, type II (COG:E;~EggNog:ENOG410PQK9;~InterPro:IPR041492,IPR006439,IPR023198,IPR006328, IPR036412,IPR023214;~PFAM:PF13419;~go_function: GO:0016787 - hydrolase activity [Evidence IEA];~go_function: GO:0019120 - hydrolase activity, acting on acid halide bonds, in C-halide compounds [Evidence IEA]) — its product is MSISPLPKVLFFDIFGTVVEWRSCVTRALMKAAEHALLDPGKQLPADVRARVQSMTPEDWQAIAEEWRASYGRFTKNFQPSSTFVSVDEHHYSSIQQLLHQYGLHDIFSDEERWDLALCWHRLEPWSDSVEGLGLLNRRFQTCTLSNGNVSLLEDLLRHGSLPFMNVASAEHFGAYKPALQAYHGAAKRFGLDPSECGMVAAHLYDLKAAKKAGFMTIYVERPQEETFTSEQIAEAKQEGFVDLWLEHGYSGLIGVAEQLGVLKETRL
- a CDS encoding uncharacterized protein (COG:O;~EggNog:ENOG410PKY1;~InterPro:IPR036249,IPR036282,IPR010987,IPR004045, IPR016639;~PFAM:PF13409,PF00043,PF13410;~go_function: GO:0004364 - glutathione transferase activity [Evidence IEA];~go_function: GO:0005515 - protein binding [Evidence IEA];~go_process: GO:0006749 - glutathione metabolic process [Evidence IEA]), producing the protein MAEQESQVHRHADADGHFRRKDSAFRSTVSSNPDAEFPAERDRYVLYLNYGCPWAHRTNLVRSLKGLENIIQLVVLDPELGPEGWFFSGRWGSAEKDPLYGFTKLSQFYFKAQPDYQGRYTVPMLWDKRKETIVNNESGEIIRMLYTEFDHLLPEELREANRPGGGFYPAHLRSEIDAMNEWVYHKINNGVYKTGFATTQEAYDANVYPLFEALDRVEQHLAQPGHQPYLFGENITEADIRLYTTICRFDVAYYLIFRCNLKMIRHDYPLLDRWYRRLYHDETQRTRGGAFKKTTFFGIYKFNYLKALGKRSGSTQTIIPAGPFPDILPLEA